A segment of the Corylus avellana chromosome ca2, CavTom2PMs-1.0 genome:
TCAGATTTGTTTGTGGATGTAGGACTGATAGATGTGTACTCAAAGTGTAATATGATGGATGAAGCAAGGAtggtttttaatttgatgcCAAAGAAGGACTTGATTGCATGTAATGCTGTTATCTCAGGACATTCACAGAACGGGGAAGACATGGAAGCCGTATCCTTTTTCGCTGAGATGTACAAGGAAGGACTAGGATTCAACCAGACGACTTTATTCACAGTCCTGAAATCTGCAGCTAGTTTGCAGGCTATCAATGTTTCTAGACAAGTTCATGGAATTTCTGTGAAATCAGGTTTTCATTCTGACATTTACGTCATAAACAGCATTCTTGATACATATGGAAAATGTAGCTGTGTAGACAACGCAGCAAGAATTTTTGAAGAATGCCCAATTGAAGATGTGGTGGCTTTCACATCCATGATCACTGCTTATGCTCAACATGGTCAAGGAGAGGAAGCTCTAAAGCTCTATTTGCAACTGCAAGATAGGGGAATCAAACCGGATCCATTTGTTTGCAGTTCCCTTCTGAATGCTTGTGCAAATTTATCAGCATATGAACAGGGGAAACAGATACATGTTCAAATTCTGAAGTTCGGGTTCATGTCTGATGTATTTGCCGGGAATTCTCTAGTGAACATGTACGCAAAATGTGGAAGCATAGATGATGCCGGTTGTGCATTCTCTGAGATACCTGAGAGAGGAATAGTATCGTGGTCTGCAATGATTGGAGGACTTGCGCAACATGGGCATGGGAAACAGGCCCTCCAATTGTTTAACCAGATGCTTAAAGATGGTGTTCCCCCAAATCATATAACTTTAGTTAGCGTCCTTTATGCATGCAATCATGCAGGCTTGGTAACTGAAGCCAGAAgatattttgattcaatggAAGATTTGTTCGGTATAGAACCTATGCAAGAGCATTATGCTTGTATGATTGATCTCCTTGGCCGTGCTGGGAAATTAAATGAGGCAATGGAACTTGTAAATACAATGCCATTTCAAGCTAATGCTTCAGTTTGGGGTGCACTTCTTGGTGCTGCAAGAATCCATAAAAACGTTCATCTTGGCCGACAAGCCGCTGAGATGCTCTTAACTCTTGAACCAGAGAAATCTGGTACCCACGTTCTTCTTGCAAACATTTATGCATCAGCTGGCATGTGGGAAAATGTTGCAAGCGTGAGAAGGCTTATGAGAGATAGCATGGTGAAGAAGGAACCTGGAATGAGCTGGATTGAGGTGAAAGACAAAGTATACACCTTTATAGTAGGAGATAGAAGCCATTATAGAAGCAAGGAAATATATGCCAAGCTTGATGACCTGGCTGACTTAATGAATAAAGCTGGCTATGTTCCCATGGTAGAGATTGACCTCCATGATCTGGAACAAAGTGAAAAGAAGCAGCTTCTCCTCCATCACAGTGAAAAACTTGCAGTGGCTTTTGGTTTGATTGCTACTCCACCAGGATCTCCCATTAGGGTGAAGAAGAATCTTCGGATCTGTGTGGACTGCCATACTGCATTCAAGTTCATCTGTAAAATTGTCTCGAGGGAGATTATCGTGAGAGACATCAATCGATTCCACCACTTTAAAGATGGTTGGTGTTCATGTGGAGACTATTGGTGATTTCTGTGAAGAAGTACTGCCCTTCTTTGCAACCAAGTATGCACCCTGTGTGTCTACTTCGCATTCTTTCTCTGACATATAGAGGAATATTGGAGGCCTATCATGAACCTATGGTTTTTTCCCAACCCCCAAAAGAATTTTTGTATTTCTTGGTATCTATTGATTTATGGTTTTATCCCAACTAACCCACAAAAGAATCTTTGCATTCCTTGGTATCTATTGACTTATGGTTTTATCCCAACTAACCCCCAAAAGAATCTTTGCATTCCTTGGTATCTATTAATGTAATATTTCATTCTTCACatgtaattttattaataaaagttATGGGCTTTAGATCATGTACTCCTACCATTTTCGGGGCAAAGAATTGTGGTTTTGAATATACCCAGAATGAACATATGAAGAATGACTTACAAGTTCTATTGTTAATCCCTAACGCATTCTGAATAGATTTCTGCTTGTGTGAGGCAACTTGAAAATGATTGTTTCCCTGGGAAGATATTTTTTGAACATGTATTTCCTGGACATGATTATTCAACAATGTATGAGCTTTGGACATGATTATTCAACAATGTATGAGCTTTCTTCTTCTACGGATGATgaaaaaactttacttatcCTCCTGAATTATCACGTTTTTTTCAATGTCATGtccaaactacaaaaatttacaatgtgGGTATTCGATGTATCGGCCCTATCAATTCTCCATGCCATTGGGATTTTTCGTTAACTCAATTGTTTATGAAGTGAAATATCTCTTATACGGCTTTGCgccaaataataatattgaagccgattttaaatacaaaatgtACATGACACATCTACAAACAAGGGAAAAAATTGCTTTTGTTCCCTGTTCGGTTTTCTCACATCAACATTATTGACTCCTCTGACATTATGGTCAACAGTGAGTATTTCACTTTGATTGAGATTCTGCCACCCTCTACACACAGCTTGGCTCCGGTGACCACCCAATATCCAGGCGGGTCCTCTGGGCCCCTCACCATTTCCTTTGTATTTACAAAGCTTGACATTTTCGGAGCCCTTGTCGGTAAAGGCGGTCCACCGGTATAAACTGCTGAATTCATATCCACCTTGGCTGGCTTATCAGGTGGATTCAGTCCTGCACTAAATCTTGTGCTAATCATCATTGAGATGAATCCTGACTTTCGAGATGAACTTGTGGTTCCATCCCATGCTGATCTACGTATCCTTGCAGATGCCACCATGGAGTATCCAAGCCTCAGGAACAAAACTTTCTTCATTCCAATACCCTTGACTTCAAACCAGGCCTTTGTCACAATAGAAGCAGAGTCATCAATGTGAGAGATGTACTGTATTGGGGCAGTGCAGACATGTGAGAATATGTTCCACTTAACAGGTTCAAAGTAGCCTCGTTCGATCGG
Coding sequences within it:
- the LOC132172866 gene encoding pentatricopeptide repeat-containing protein At5g04780, mitochondrial-like; translation: MIKWNMKLWGLLSLQKPLLQRLYLLFEPFIVPTHFLFPAKSIQTSAKFSGDPQTTASLSSIQKGSFAPTSISYSNLLSECTASKSVSSGMEVHAHIVRFGLSEDPNVRNHLINLYSKCRRFGYARKLVEESTEPDLVSWSALISGYAQNGLGKEAVLAFHEMHLLGVKCNEFTFPSVLKACSIMKDLELGKQVHGIAVVTGFESDVFVANTLVVMYAKCWEFGDSRRLFDVIPERNVVSWNALFSCYVQSDFSGEALGLFQEMVLNGIRPNEFSLSSILKACSGLGDGGQGRKIHGYLIKLGYDTDLFSANTLVDMYAKAGDMEDAITVFDEIAQPDIVSWNAVIAGCVLCESHEWALNLFEQMKRSKICPNMFTLSSVLKACAGMGLKELGRQLHSKLIKMDLESDLFVDVGLIDVYSKCNMMDEARMVFNLMPKKDLIACNAVISGHSQNGEDMEAVSFFAEMYKEGLGFNQTTLFTVLKSAASLQAINVSRQVHGISVKSGFHSDIYVINSILDTYGKCSCVDNAARIFEECPIEDVVAFTSMITAYAQHGQGEEALKLYLQLQDRGIKPDPFVCSSLLNACANLSAYEQGKQIHVQILKFGFMSDVFAGNSLVNMYAKCGSIDDAGCAFSEIPERGIVSWSAMIGGLAQHGHGKQALQLFNQMLKDGVPPNHITLVSVLYACNHAGLVTEARRYFDSMEDLFGIEPMQEHYACMIDLLGRAGKLNEAMELVNTMPFQANASVWGALLGAARIHKNVHLGRQAAEMLLTLEPEKSGTHVLLANIYASAGMWENVASVRRLMRDSMVKKEPGMSWIEVKDKVYTFIVGDRSHYRSKEIYAKLDDLADLMNKAGYVPMVEIDLHDLEQSEKKQLLLHHSEKLAVAFGLIATPPGSPIRVKKNLRICVDCHTAFKFICKIVSREIIVRDINRFHHFKDGWCSCGDYW